A stretch of Salarias fasciatus chromosome 23, fSalaFa1.1, whole genome shotgun sequence DNA encodes these proteins:
- the atpaf1 gene encoding ATP synthase mitochondrial F1 complex assembly factor 1: MWDGNDGKMAAAMVQMSCLYRGMLAVRATGIRTLIPGLVPMQFRAFSVRKEPELEENPFYNKYQDKIQKLRSAKPQEYKARLETRHEGKKELLGHSKQAEFVRLMEEEFEKRDMMAAGDGASGGFTKNKTLGSILNLEMIQEKSGEEISELWMKYFSTKDTISAVIPTQIYELIINRSQSCPMFLYALPQKEGYEFFVGQWSGNELHFTSLINVQTLGENAPSQLILYHYPELRQEKGIVLMTAEKDPKFITVHQAQCLANQVQLFYGTQRQETYRLVETFNHHPADFKHMSVIAELEQSGLSSAGGAP; this comes from the exons ATGTGGGACGGGAACGATGGAAAGATGGCTGCGGCTATGGTACAAATGTCATGTTTGTACCGAGGGATGTTAGCGGTCAGGGCCACCGGCATCAGGACACTGATCCCCGGGCTGGTGCCGATGCAGTTCCGAGCCTTCTCCGTGCGGAAGGAGCCGGAATTGGAGGAGAACCCGTTCTACAACAAATACCAGGACAAGATCCAGAAGCTGCGCAG TGCCAAACCGCAGGAGTACAAGGCTCGGCTGGAGACGCGTCATGAGGGCAAGAAGGAACTGCTCGGACACTCTAAGCAGGCCGAGTTCGTCCGGCTcatggaggaagag TTTGAGAAAAGGGACATGATGGCAGCAGGAGATGGAGCTTCAGGAGGTTTCACTAAGAACAAG ACGCTGGGCTCCATCCTGAACTTGGAGATGATCCAAGAGAAGTCGGGGGAGGAAATTTCAGAG CTTTGGATGAAATATTTCTCAACCAAGGACACAATCAGCGCCGTCATCCCG ACACAGATCTATGAGCTGATCATCAACAGATCCCAGTCCTGCCCAATG TTTCTCTACGCGTTGCCTCAGAAGGAGGGGTACGAGTTCTTCGTGGGTCAGTGGAGCGGAAACGAGTTGCACTTCACCTCCCTCATCAACGTGCAG acTTTGGGTGAGAACGCTCCCAGCCAGCTGATCCTCTACCATTACCCCGAGCTGCGGCAGGAGAAGGGCATCGTGCTCATGACGGCCGAGAAGGACCCGAAGTTCATC ACCGTCCACCAGGCCCAGTGCTTGGCCAATCAGGTGCAGCTGTTCTACGGCACGCAGCGGCAGGAGACGTACCGGCTGGTGGAGACGTTCAACCACCACCCGGCGGACTTCAAGCACATGTCGGTGATCGCGGAGCTGGAGCAGAGCGGGCTGAGCTCGGCTGGCGGCGCCCCCTGA